The following nucleotide sequence is from Streptomyces xiamenensis.
GCGGCGCCGCGGCGACCGGTGACGCCGACGTCCCCCGCCGTGCCCGCCCCGACCGCACAGGCGAAGGGGAGCGACGGCGCGGCGCGCAGCGCCGAGGGCCGGCCTGTCCGCCCGTCGGCCCCCCGGGCCGGCGACGACCGGCCGCGTACCCCCGTGGTCCAGCGTGCCGACACCACGCCGCGCGCCGGCTCACCGTCGGCGAGCGACAACGGCTCACCGCGTGCGGCGCACAGCGCCCACCCGCCCGCCGTACCGGCCGTCTTCCAGCGCTCCACCACGGCATCCACCAGCGCGTCCGCCAGCGCATCGACCGCCGCAGCGACCGCCGCGTCCGGCCCCGGCCGGGCGCGCGCCGAAGGCACCGCGCCCTCCTCGGGCGGCGCCCCGGCACAGCCGCCCACCGTCCAGCGCACGGCGGCCGGCACACCCGCCCCCGGCGCCACGGCACGCTCCCCCCGAGGCACGGCTCCGGCCCTGGGCGCCCCCGTCCGGCGTACGACCCCCGCGCCGTCGGTGCCCGGCGGGGGACCGGCCGCCGCGAGCCCGCGGACCCCGGCCCCGCCCGGGGCCTCCGCGCCGCGTCCGGCAGCGCCGACGGGATCCGTCCGGCCGGGACTCGGCTCCCCCGCACGGCAGTTGCCGGACGGTCCCACCGGCGTCCGGCAGCGCCCGGCACCGGCCCCGGCCGCGCACCCCCGCCCCCGTCCGCATCCGGTGGGCGCTCCCCTCTCCTCCGGGCCGGCACCGGCGGGCCCCGTCGCACCCTCGGCCCCGGTGCAGCGCTCGGCGCTCCGGGCCCCGGCACCGCCCGGACCCCGCGCTCCGGCCGGGCCGGGACCGCGCCCGGCCGGCCTTGGCGGTCCGCTCGCCGTCCCGGACGCGGCCGTGCCGCCCGCCGTGCCGCCCGCCGCCCGTACCGAGGCCGTGCGCCCCGCCACCTCGCCCGCCCGGACCCCGGCCACCGCGGCACCCGCGTCCACCGTCACGCCCCTGCCGGCGGCGGGAAGCCCGGCAGCGTCGCCGACCCCGGCACCGGCCCCCGCGGCCGTCCGGCCCGTGGCGGCGACCGCCCGGTGGGCGGCGGCGCGCCCGGCACCGGCCGTCGCTCCCGCCCGTCCCGCCACCGTGCAGCGCCTCGCGATGCCGTCGGCCGCGCCCCGCGCGGCCGACACCACCCCGGCGGTCGGCCACGCCCCGGCGACCACCCCGGCGCCCGTGGCCATGCCGATCGCCCGGAGCGCCCCACCGGTCCCACCGGCACCACCCGCCTCATCAGCCGCGCCCGCGCCGCCGGCGCCCGCGCGCACGTACCGGGCCGCCGCGGCTCCTCCCGTCCAGCGGTCACCGCAGGGAGCGTCGCCCCCGCCCGGTTCGCCGCCCCCGCCGCCCTCCGCCCGATGGCAGTCGGGCAGTTCCCCGGAGTCCTCCTGGACCGCGGAGCAGAAGGCGCAGCGGAAGGCGGAGGTCGCCGACCCGCTGCACATGAGCGAGTTCCAGCTCGACCAGCTCAGCCGCCAGATCATCGGGCGCGTCGCCCGGTTGCTGCGGACCGAACTCCGCCTCGACCGCGAACGGATCGGGAAGCTGCGCGACAACCGCTACTGACCGCCGCCCACCGGCCCGACGACCGCACCACACCGCCCGCAGAAAGGCCCTCCCGATGTCACAGCGACGCGACCCGGCCAGCACCCCCTTCTTCCGCCTCAGTATCGACACCGGGACCCTGGGCTACTTCAACACCTGTTCCGGCCTGTCCGCGCAGGTGGAGACCGAGCAGCGGCAGGAGGGCGGCAACAACGGCTTCGTGTGGCAGTTCCCCACCCGGGTCACCTTCTCCAACATCACGCTGACGCGCCCCGTCACCGAGGACAGTGTGAAGATCGCCAAGTGGATCTCCTCCATCCGGACCGGGATGGTGCGCCCCACCGCCGCGATCACCGCGCTGCGGGCGGACAAGTCCGAGATCGTCACCTGGAGCCTGCTCGACGTGTTCCCGGTCCGCTGGGAGGCCCCCGGCTTCGAACCGGGCGGAGCGTCGGTGGCTCTGGAGACCCTGGAACTGGCCCACCACGGGTTCGCGGACTGACCGCCGCCCGGGCAGACCGGTCCGCGGACACCGTACGGGCCGCGCACCCCACGGCGCCGACCCACCAACCGAAGGGACACCACCAGCCATGGCCACGGGACAGAGCGGCGGCGCGGGCAGCAGCCTCGTGCGTGCCACGCTCGCCATCCACCAGCCTCCCAAGGGCCGCAAGACCACGCCGGGCGCGCTCATCCAGGAGTTCGCGTTCGAGTTCAACCCGGCCCAGCTGTCCGTCAGCCGCGGCGCGCAGTGGAAGTCGACGCCGACGATCCGGGTGCGCCAGGGGTCCAAGCCGGAGTTCATGGGTGCCGAGGCGCGGCAGATGACGCTGGAGATCTTCCTGGACACCTCGCACGAACCGGGCAGCAATTCGGTGCTGAAGAAGGTGGACGACCTGATGAAGTGCTGCGAGGTGACGGAGGAGAGCCTGCGGACGAAGCAGCCGTCGCCGCCGTGGGTGATCTTCCAGTGGGGCGCGTTCTCCACGGCCCGCTTCACCGCGTACGTCAGCTCCGTCGAGGCCTCCTACTCCCTCTTCGCGCCCTCCGGCACGCCCATCCGCGCCACCTGCCAGCTGCAGTTGCACGAGATACCGAGTCGTACCCCGGGGCAGAACCCGACCTCGGGCGCCCTGACCGCGCGCCGGGTGCACCGGGTGGTCGCGGGCGACTCGCTGGCCTCCCTCGCCTTCCGGGAGTACGGCAGCGCGTCGGCCTGGCGGGCGATCGCCGAGGCCAACAACATCGACGACCCCTCACATCTGACCCCCGGCTCGCAGCTGATGATGCCGGCCGCCGAGGAGGTGCGTTCCTGATGGCGGAAGCGGCGTTCTCCAGTGTGCTCAGCGTCTCGATCGACGGGACCGAACTGACGAAGGATCTGGAGAACGATCTCATCGAGGGATGGGTGGATCAGGGGGTCGGGGTGCCCGCCGCGTTCCGCCTGGTGTTCAAGGACCCGAGCCGCGAGATCCTCGGCGAACTCGGCGTGAAGTTCGGCACGAAGGTGGTCATCACACCCGTGGCCGACGGGGACGGCACCACCGATCCGCTGTTCACCGGGGAGGTCACGGGGATCGAGGCGGACTTCGACGGTTCGGGATCCTCCGCGATCATCCGCGGGTACGACAGCGGGTTCCGGCTGATGCGGCGCAGCCGGGTGAAGGCGTACCGGGGCCAGACCGCCTCGTCGATCGCGAAGGACCTGGCGGCCGACAACGGTGTGCAGATCGGCCAGATCGATGCCACCCGGGGCGAGTACGAGTTCATCTCGCAGTCCGGCGTCACCGACTGGGACTTCCTGGCACGGCTCGCGGACGAGAACAACCGGGTCATGTCGATCGACTCCAGGGGGAAGTTCCACTTCGTCGACCCGGAGCCGGCCTCGGGCGCGCCGGCTCCGTCGGGGGTCGATGACCCGAATCCGCTGGTGCTCCAGGGCGGCAGCGATGTGCTGCGGCTGCGCACGGCGGTGACGGCCGGCGATCAGGTGAGCCGGGTGGAGGCCAGGGGCTGGAACGTCGCCTCCAAGAAGGAGGTGGTGGAGCAGGTCACGAACCCCTCGACCAAGCGGTTCGGCATCGGCAGTACCCCGGCGGACGCGGCCGGGGTGTTCCCGTCCGTGACCCTGGTGGACGCCGGACTCCCGTACGACGAGCAGCCGGTGGTGAAGCGCGCGGCCGAGGCGCTGGCGGACGACGTGGCCTCGTCGTTCACGGAGCTGGAACTGTCCGTGCACGGCAATCCGGAGCTGCGTCCCGGCCTGCCGGTGTATCTGGACGGGGTGGGCGAGCCGTTCGAGGGCCGGTACACCGTCACCTCCGTACAGCACCACTTCGGTGAGGAGCCGTACCGGACGCTCGCGACCGTCAGCGGCCGGCAGTGGCGGTCGCTGTACGGGGTGGCCTCGGGCGGTGGCGGTGCGCAGAGCGCGGGGGTGCGGCTGCCCAGCGTGGTCATCGCGCTCGTCACCGACGTCGCCGATCCGCTGGAGCAGGGGCGGGTGAAGCTCAAGTTCCCGTGGCTGGACGACACCTACATCAGCGACTGGTGCCGGGTGACGCAGTGGGGCGGCAAGGGCGGCGGCGGGATCTTCCCGCTCGATGTCAACGACGAGGTGCTGGTGGCGTTCGACCGCGGTGCGTTCGACCATCCGTACGTCGTCGGCGGGCTCTACAACGGGATCGACAAGCCGACCCGGGTCAAGGACGTGCCGCTGCACGACGGTCTGAAGAACGAGAGCGCCCGGCACACCCTGTCCGACCGCCGGGGCAACCGCGTCGATCTGCTCAGCCAGCGGCCGGGCAAGAACGGCGTGCGGATCGCGAGCGGCGACGACCGGCTCACCATCCACCTCGACCGTTCCGAGACCAAGATCATCGTGAACAGCGACGGCGCCATCGAGATCAAGGGCGACGGGGCCGTGTCGGTGGAGGCGGGCAAGAACCTCACGCTGAAGGCGGGCCGCAAGCTCAGCCTCTCCAGCGGCGGGGCCATGGACATCAAGAGCACGGGCGCGCTCACCATCGAAGGTCTTGGCCAGGTCGGCGTCAAGTCGCTGGGCCTGCTGAACCTGGACGCGATGGGCCTCGTCAAGGTGACCGCCGGGGGCGCGGTCCTCATCAAGAGCACCTTGCCCTCGCTGTTCAACAAGCTGCCCTTCCCCCCGTGACCGCCCCGGCCGCAGCCGCCGCCGTCACGCGTCCCCACCCCACCGCAACAACGCCCGGAGAAAGGCAGGTACGCGGCCCATGGCCGAACAGTTCGTCGGATCGGGATGGTCCTTCCCGCTGCGGATCTCCCCCACCGGGGGCATCGCCCTGGTCAGCGGGGAGCAGGAGGTCGAGGAGGCGATCCGGCTCGTGCTGGCCACCGCGCCCGGCGAGCGGCCGATGCGCCCCGAGTTCGGCTGCGCGATCCACGACATGGTCTTCGCCCCGGTCAACGAGCAGACCGCGGGGCGTATCCAGCACGAGGTGCTGAGCAGCCTGGACCGGTGGGAGCCGCGGATCGAGGTGCACGAGGTCGACGTGACGGCCGGCACCGACCGGAGCGTGCTCTACATCGACATCCGGTACGCGGTCCGTGGCACCAACAACCCCCGCAACCTCGTCTTCCCGTTCTATGTCATTCCGTCCCACGACGAGCCGAACACCACGTCCGGTCCGGCTTCCGAAAGCGACCACTGATGGCCCTCCCCTCCCCCAATCTCGACGACCGCCGTTTCCAGCAGTTCGTCGACGACGCCAAGCGCTACATCCAGCAGCGCGCTCCCGAATGGACCGACCACAACGTGTCCGACCCCGGGGTGACCCTGGTCGAGACGGTCGCGCACCTCGCCGACCAGATCGTGTACCGGCTCAACCGGGTGCCGGAGAAGAACCAGCTGGCCTTCCTCGACCTCATCGGCATCACGCTCTTCCCGCCCACCGCCGCCCGCGCGGACGTCACCTTCTGGCTCTCCGCTCCGCAGGAGAACACGGTGACGGTGCCGGCCGGCGCGGAGGTCGCCAC
It contains:
- a CDS encoding phage tail protein produces the protein MSQRRDPASTPFFRLSIDTGTLGYFNTCSGLSAQVETEQRQEGGNNGFVWQFPTRVTFSNITLTRPVTEDSVKIAKWISSIRTGMVRPTAAITALRADKSEIVTWSLLDVFPVRWEAPGFEPGGASVALETLELAHHGFAD
- a CDS encoding CIS tube protein yields the protein MATGQSGGAGSSLVRATLAIHQPPKGRKTTPGALIQEFAFEFNPAQLSVSRGAQWKSTPTIRVRQGSKPEFMGAEARQMTLEIFLDTSHEPGSNSVLKKVDDLMKCCEVTEESLRTKQPSPPWVIFQWGAFSTARFTAYVSSVEASYSLFAPSGTPIRATCQLQLHEIPSRTPGQNPTSGALTARRVHRVVAGDSLASLAFREYGSASAWRAIAEANNIDDPSHLTPGSQLMMPAAEEVRS
- a CDS encoding VgrG-related protein, translated to MAEAAFSSVLSVSIDGTELTKDLENDLIEGWVDQGVGVPAAFRLVFKDPSREILGELGVKFGTKVVITPVADGDGTTDPLFTGEVTGIEADFDGSGSSAIIRGYDSGFRLMRRSRVKAYRGQTASSIAKDLAADNGVQIGQIDATRGEYEFISQSGVTDWDFLARLADENNRVMSIDSRGKFHFVDPEPASGAPAPSGVDDPNPLVLQGGSDVLRLRTAVTAGDQVSRVEARGWNVASKKEVVEQVTNPSTKRFGIGSTPADAAGVFPSVTLVDAGLPYDEQPVVKRAAEALADDVASSFTELELSVHGNPELRPGLPVYLDGVGEPFEGRYTVTSVQHHFGEEPYRTLATVSGRQWRSLYGVASGGGGAQSAGVRLPSVVIALVTDVADPLEQGRVKLKFPWLDDTYISDWCRVTQWGGKGGGGIFPLDVNDEVLVAFDRGAFDHPYVVGGLYNGIDKPTRVKDVPLHDGLKNESARHTLSDRRGNRVDLLSQRPGKNGVRIASGDDRLTIHLDRSETKIIVNSDGAIEIKGDGAVSVEAGKNLTLKAGRKLSLSSGGAMDIKSTGALTIEGLGQVGVKSLGLLNLDAMGLVKVTAGGAVLIKSTLPSLFNKLPFPP
- a CDS encoding GPW/gp25 family protein, producing MAEQFVGSGWSFPLRISPTGGIALVSGEQEVEEAIRLVLATAPGERPMRPEFGCAIHDMVFAPVNEQTAGRIQHEVLSSLDRWEPRIEVHEVDVTAGTDRSVLYIDIRYAVRGTNNPRNLVFPFYVIPSHDEPNTTSGPASESDH